The genome window GTACAGTACTAGGCTAACTAGTTGCATGAAATCATGGAGTTCTAATGAAactgcacaataattattctatgtTCATGACCATGGCTTAATTATTACTTTTGCAGGTTATCTCTTCTCTGGTCGAATTACAGAGCCAGCAACCATTGCTGATGGCATGGTGAACGTCAAATTCAACACAAAGTGCATTTCACTTCTTTGTCCCATCAACGAGCTCCCAATCAAAACGTGGCGTTTAGCCCAAATCACCTCCTTTGGGCAATGTGGAGGGATGCTCATGTTTGAAAGTTGCTCAATTTGCTATCCTGGTTCGGCTAGATGCTCCATGAATATTATCCAGGAGAAACCATCGACAATTCTTAATCTCATGGAGAAAGCGATTCGAAACAATCCAAACACTGGAGAAATTCACTACGAAAGGAGCATATTAGGCGATATCTACCACTGTGACCATCATTGTTCATCTGTCGGCATGCTACCCGCTTATTCTGAACCAAATCTTTACCGAAGTGCTTCTTCGAGCCCTGTCAAAGGAGTGCGACTTGTCAATGCCGACATTCCATTTCAGGAATTTTCTGATACTGAAAATGAACTGGAGCAATCGGATTCAGGTTTTCCAGGAACCCCCAAACAAGCTGATGACTTTAGCTTAGGCAGCAGTATCCCTTCACCTATTGGCAGTAACAGATCGAATCCCAGTGTTGTGTGCAATGTGATAGATGGATACCAATCCCCAACCCCCTTCAGTTACAGTGATGGGAGATGTATGAGTGAATGTGCACGACAGTCATCGTTATCTGCTGGTGAATCCCTCCTGGAGTATGCCAGACGACAAAGTGAAGGAGACTCAGTACGAGGTGTTCCGAAACGACTGATATATTCAACTATATCAACAAACTCCTCACGACAAGATAGCTGGGGGGATGACAATGTAATGCACAACACAATTCAAGTCACACCATCTGAAAGCCCAATACACGAAGATCGCTACAAGAATCACTCCAATGAAGAGGGAATTTATGACATACCAAATTGTGAGCCTACATACTGGGAAGTTGGGAGAAAATTTGAACCGTCGTCACTAGAAAATTCCAGTGTCAGGAGGTCCAGTGTTGCAAGCAGCAACAGAAGCCAGTCGGCAGCATTAGTGCATCCGATGTCTCCACGCAAGTCTGTAGCACACAATCCATACACACCAGGAAGCGACAAGATAGACCAGGATGATGATTTCGAGGAGCTGCCACCGATCATACCAAAGCATCGAAAACAGAGACATCTCGATAAAGAATTTGTGAAAATAGAACCTTCTGGAAACTTTAGACCAAGATTATGCAGCTCTGGTGCTGTATTGGACTCTCCAAGAAGAAGAAAAGAATATGCAGTCGATAGGCCTGGAATGTCACGACAAATGGGAAGCATGGACAGTTTAGACCAAGTAGGCAAGGCTCGATCCAACTCAACATTCGCTATCACAAGCACAGATCGAGACATCACCAAACACTTACAAGAGCAAGAGAAGATCTTGGACAGACTACTTGCTGACACTAGACGGCAGAGAAGTGACGGAGAAGGGTTCTCGAGACGATTCAAGCCGTATCAAGATCCTGACCTGTTGGACGATCCCCTCTACTCCTCTCCAAGCAACAATAAAGTACTTACAAGAGTGGCAGCTGACAATGTACGAGGCTACGCTTACAAGGTTCAGGTACCTCAACCAAACAAGCCTGACTCTCAGTACTCTGTTCCAAGGATGAGAGCCCCATCCCCTGATCTCACTAATCTCCCAACTGATGCCCCTCCGAAACCCAAAAGACTATAGTTAGTTAGTTCTTTGTATAACATCAATCACCCCCTCCCGCACACTTGGCTCACAGTTAATTACTCATTCTTTGTACAATGCATCAAGCATTCTGACTTAGTATGTGTCAGCCAAGACAAGTCAACAATTCATTTTCGTTACCTTTGATCCATTTCACTCACTTATTTTGTGTTCATTGTCTAATGACTTACATATCACAGCTATATCCCTGACCAACTGTataatgttattattatattaaaatGTCAATACAATCGTCATTGTGAGTGACATCACAAATGAATGAGGGTAACAAGTGATCGGGTGACCGAAAGAAAAAAGTGTTGTGACTTGCAGAAAAAATTGTCATAGAAACGATACATTATGTTGATATTGAGACTAGCTATTCATTTATTAAGTCTGATGCTGAAAGGTCTATTAGAGTAAGACACTACAGCAATGTTAATAATCTAGGCTCATAATGAGAGCAGTTCCTCTCTTGACCCAGTGGTCCTGTTGCATCTGTCCTGACCTCAGATCCACTCCCACAACAAAGGATGGTCGACCGGGCACACCAGTGCGATTAGGGTAGTAGTAGCAAGGGCACACATATACACCTGCAGAAAAACACATGAACACATTTAATTTGGCAATAAACTGTTTAGAAAGATTCTGACTGTTAGGGACAAGTTTTGTCTTAGTTTTGTCTTAGTTTTGTCTTAGTTTCCGCTATTTGGTACCACGTATTTTCTAGTTAATGGATTGAAGGAACAATGGGCCCCTGAAACCTAAAATCTTAGCCTAAACACGGAAGAGTAGTCAATGATGGTAGCTAAGCAGTATATAGCAGCtacaacacacaaacacacggcAAAGGCTTAGTGTCCTAGACAAGGGTGCGCCAAACTCAATCAATGTGTTAATAGATTTGTACACCCTACTGCCAATAGAGTATGCACACTTGTTGGCACTACACATTACATTGGCCAAACAAAACAGTCACCAGCAGCAAACTAACAATTTCCTTATTGTTTCTCTATGCTACCTTCTTATCCTGTAGGTACAGTGAACAACAGGGGATGTTAAATGTGAATTAAAACTCTAAACAGAAGCTACACAGTTCACCCGTTTCGGACATGTAGAGCTGATCGCAAAGGATGTGTGACAAAGTTGGAATGTTAAATTCAAATGCTATGCATACATTACCTTTGTTAGATAGTTGTTTAGAAATCTAATATCTCTAAATTGTGTGCTGAGTACCAATTATGGAAGCCACATCTTAAATATTCTTAAAAGGACTTTCATATTAAAGTAAATGGGTGAAGTTTTATTGTCTCACCTTTAGTACTCTTTCTCTTGTTCTCGTTAGGCTTGAAGTGTATGGTCGGCATTGGACAGACGAGTTGCATAGGGTTGGCCTCCACTAGAGAGCTAGTCTTCTTGTCCCAACCAGCTCCCTCCAGAAACAGTCCCTTCACCCAGACTCCATCCTATAGTGCAGTGAAAGGTTAGAGAACAGGTGTTTGTGTATTAGGAGGGTTGGAAGGCTAGACATCACTACCTAGCAACAGCCACAACTACATTAATGGAAGATCTTAGAACTGATAGGGCACAACCACTCAATTCAAATTTAGCCTCAAGTGTTAAGTGGCAGTGAGAAAATGGTAAACGTTGGTAGTAAACATTCACCACAACCACTTAGAGAAACCCTACTTAACAACTTCAGGAAGCCAGTTTGAAATTTCTTACTTTTGGAGGCTCTGTGATGTTGCTATCGTCCAAGGTGGTCACATGAAAGTCCCAGAGTAAGGAATCAACAGATACCTACAGAGAAAAGAATGAACAAACagatcatgaatatcattattatcgTTCAAAAagcttgattaatgaaaaatGAGAAGTCAACATTAAACAGTATACCTTTCCCGTATTGCACAAGCTACGATGACACTACCTAATATGTATTCAAAACATGCATTGATTACATTGTTCTTTCTGGCGGCAGTCTGCAGCACAGCTGTGAGGAATCCAGTGGGGAAGGTGAACCCTGAGAGCCAGAACAGTACGGGTGGGTGAGAGGTGGTGGCCCATTGACTGAACTGCTCCACTCTAACAATCAGATCTCTCGTCCATGCACCGAGGGCTTTCTGTGATGGGTATGCCTTGCTCCAAAGAGGGGGTACTTGAGCTTTGTGGATACAGTTAAAGATCTCCTCAAGATCAGAGGACATGACGACGAGGCCCTTGATTCCTTTCTCCAGTTCCACTAGAGAGGCTTTGATTGTACTCAGCAGTACGTTGTAACGATGAATCTGAAGGGAAGTAGCAATCCAGTGTTGTAACAAACGTTTATCATAACTGGTATGCGATACAGAACAATGATTTCAAAAATACTCATATTTCTTTGAAATTCACCTATTACCGGTAATCATGCATAACAGAAGCCTTATGGGGGCAATTACTTTTTTGAGGGTATGTTTGAAAACAGTGACAAGGAAGGTGTTATATAAAGTACACACAGAATACAATAAGGTGCATATCTTCATGCAAGACGTCACACAATGGTCATCAAAGGTGAAGGTGCTAAAAACCCAAATGAGTGTTTGTTTTTATAAATTGAAACACGATCCTAATTGTCTACTAGCTAACACCCAACCTCCATGCAGGACTAACTTACAAGAAAGTTTACTGTTAGTGAAGTAAAAATACACACTTACAGCCAATAGGAAATAATAACGGTACTGTAAATTCTTACTTACAACGTGGGTGTTCTAGTACAAATAGAGTTTGATTCAATATACTGTTAGGTACCGGCCTAATGCATGGTCTTATTCAGATCAAGCAGTTGTCTAGGTAAGATTGGACAACGGCCAAATTGTTTACAGTTTTCCTGTGATCTCAAACCAAGTGTTTGCCAGGTGTATACAAAGGAATTAGCAATGGCTGAAAGGACCCACACACAAATTACCGGCATCCTCTCTATACGAAAATAAAATAGCATGTGATCACCGTTCCAAACGAATGCAGGTCACAATCACACATGGTGGGTGCTACAGTAATGAGAGTATACTCTACCTCTTGTAGAAGGACCACATTGAGAGGGTTCATGTCGTCAGCCACCAGGTTGGCTGTTGCCTCATAATCAATCAAGTCGGGCACATTCTTGAGAACATCAGCAGCCAGATTCAGAACCTAATGCACATAATTGGTCATCACTCAATCAAGCAATACATGATGATCGAGTACCTTGTCCTCTTTGCTGTCTCCCTGTGCCACAGAGCGCTGGGGCTGTAGAGACAGTAGAGTGTCCAGTAGGGTTCTGTGAGGGGGGAATATGAATAACGATGGTATATAGGTGTGCCTGTGGCTCAACTGTACCTGGTTTCTTTGATTTGACTGGCGATATCGGCATTAGGGTGTTGCCCGAACGCCTCAGGGTGATCCACATTGGGTAGCTGGTTGATGTATTCTCTGTAGGTCTGCAGGGGACCTTCCTTTGGTATATAGTACGTGGCAAGGGAGGAaagcctgtgtgtatgtgtgcatgtgcgtgtgtgtgtgtgtgtgtgtgtgtgggtgtgggtgtgggtgtcaTATTAGGAAGGTGGGTAAAGCCACAAGTAAAAGGGTTTACGGAAGGGACGATAATAAGCATTAAAAGGTTAGGGTGTGTGCTGAATCAAACCAAAAGCCAATTTGAAGTACAGCCAATTATTGTCAGTTCACAGCAcacatacaatacatgtattagtTGATGTATGTGGGAATATGTAAAATGAATTACTAGAGCCAAGAGTCTAATGTCTGGGCTGGCCTAATTTTGTACATCCATCGTGTTCCAAAtctaatcacacacacacaggccggTGTGTCCCGTATTTAATTAAAggcctgggggggggggggggggctcgcCTGTAGTAAGGTAAGTTGAGAGCTTCATCCAGAAACATGTCTCCAATGTAAGTGTACAGTACCCGTCTATCCCAGTCGTCagtcacatgaccaccatAGTTGACACCagcaatctgtgtgtgtgtgtgtgtgtgtgtgtgtgtgtgtgtgtgtgtgtgtgtgtgtgtgtgtgtggtcagtATCAACAGTGCCATAACTACCGATATTTCATACTTTCTGCAATGggagctcataattatagccatggtTATGGTTAGTCAACTGTTTACAGCCAAGTATGTGCAATCGTCAAGTAAGAAAAATGTCCAAATCCAAAACTTCCTATAATTTCACATCGACaaaatttgtcattttttatTCTTGCTAGCGGATAGTTGTACACGTACATCATTGACAGAGTGCCATGCATCATTTTTGCCCAGCCAAATCACTCTAGCAATACCCAGTATACAGGAAGTATATTGAGAACAACAACAGGTGCAGCAGAGGACCAAGGTGACCTCAAACACAGGACCCTTGGGAGTGCCTCATTCTGTGGCTGGGAGCATCGACACAAGTGAATACCAGACAGACTAGTCTGGGCCTAAGGCTTCCTCTAGTGACCACATTAGAATAGAAGGAAATGCTTTGAGGCTGGTAGCCAATTGATATGCTACAGCGTTTTAGCAGTACCGGTATACCAACAAAGTGCTTCTGAGAAGGAAAGGTGGGTGTATGAGTAACTTGATAGTGTGGGCAGCTAGGACCACAAGTGATCAAGTGGGCAGCATACACAGGCAGCATACACAGGTACCCTTATAATGTGGCCTATACCAACCACACCTTGTATACAGCTCCGGCCACACAGCCATGTAAGTGAATTATTGTACCCCTATAGAGCAGGCACTCACCAAGTACTTGAGTGCATCCCATGGTGTGTCAGGGTACTCATCCAGGTAGATACTCAGTAGATGCTCCGACACCTGTGTGCGAAACAACCATCAATAGTTAGTGTAATAGGGATTTCCTTTTCAATATTATGAGGTAAGAATTGCCTCTACGTAGCTGCTAACTTAATTAATTACTAGGATACTGTCAACAAGGTCACGCTcaaaaacaaaacacacacgACATTCCCATCGTAATGACCTATATAATGCTTACAAAACACACACGACGTTCCCATCGTAATGACCTATATAATGCTTACAAAACACACACGACGTTCCCATCGTAATGACCTATATAATGCTTACAAAACACACACGACGTTCCCATCGTAATGACCTATATAATGCTTAGCTCACATATTAAATAACAGGAAAtctgtgttgtacatgtatataggcagTACCatgagttatatatatatatatatacactaccTCAAAGTCAGAGTCGTTGAAGCCATAGATGATATTCCAGCCCAGAGTGAGGAACTTTCTCCTTTCTATGAGCAAACTGTGGAAAAAACAGAGCGAGAAGAGGAGCTTCTTGTACTTGACCTCAGCAGTGCAGCGTGGGAAGGTGCCCTCATTCACAAGATTGTACAGACGCTTCATGTTTGCCTTGAGTCCCTGTTTGTAGAAACCATACCAATTAAAGTATTTACAGCATTGCATCAAGACAAAAATTGGCGACACAGGGAAAACAACAACAAGAATATGAAATACCTAATGCATACCAACACAGAAAATCTttgtagacacacacacagtgaccaAGCATGTACCATATCAATACATTTACTTCGAATTACACATTACAAGAGAGAATATAATGAGTTTGATGTAAGACAGACCTTGGGCGGCTCAGTGGTCATCTTAATGCCTGACTGCAGTATGGAGATGGGGAACCCAGGGTGTGGTTTTGAGCTCAGCCAAAGTCTAAAATCCTCGTGGGGTGTCTTGTTCTGCAGCTCCTCCTCCACGAGTTTGTCCAATTGTGGCATCCAGCTGAGAGACAAGTGGCAGTTGGCCAGGAACACCCAATGTCCCTGAGGGGGAATTGTGTTAGCTACACACCACAAGAATGCTAAAACACTGACTGCTGCTAATCAAGTTAAGCCTCTCCTTGGGAGTTACCAAACACTATAGGCTACATTAAACTCTATAGAAGGTGTCACCTCTTTCACTCCGTTTTCTATCATTCTCTTGGCAATGGGTGCCTGCCCTTGGCCCAGAGAGAGTGCTTGAAACTGTGATCCCATCCCAGCCTGCTCGGCCAGTTGGAGCAACGAGGTGGTCGGATCCTGAGAGCAGGTATTTAAATAGATACACGTAtaacaatgaataacataCCACTCCTGTTGAGAGGACAAAGATGAGTGGTATTCGACACGTAGAGTCATCCACCACTTGAGACATGTTCAACACAGGAGGCTCAACAAACCTATACACGTGTACAAACAGACACATCCTTAAAATACTAAGCTATACGATTATTCTGTGGCTTACTTTGAGCCTAGGTTGTTAATGATGAAGGTGGTGACACAAAAGGGAACTCTGTCTTGTCTGAGTGACCTGACGAGGAGCATTCTCTGTAGCTCATTGCACGAGTTCTCCCACTCCCCCGGCAGTGGGGTGGCCTCAGGCTCAGAGGAGGTGTACCACTGGTGCCAATCACGAGGGTACTGATCAAATGAGTTGGCTATCCCGATAAAGCTGGCAATTCTGGAGGTGGAGTGAATGTATGAGacttatacacatgcacacaacataCAGTGTAGCAAATTATTACACTAATAATGCAGTTCTTACTTGTCGAGTTCTGTGACATTGTCCCATGCCACATCGTCTAACCAGGCACACGGCTTGTCCATCTGAGCCTCCCTGTCCAACACCtacagcacacacaccaaAAACACGGATCACTTGTGCTAGTATTAGATTAGGAGGCCCGTCGTAAACGAACAAAATTTCAGAGTGTACTACTAACAAAGACAACACACGGCAATTATAGATCTGCGTACGTATACCTCACCGCCATATCCTAAACACTACAactgtatacataatagtTTATCAGCTATACATACAGCACTTACAACTCCACCCCTTAGGAAGAAGTTGTATTCATCGAGATTGAGTTTGGTAGCAGCCTCCAAGATTTTGGCACACATTTGGAATGAAAACAAGAGCTTGTGCCTTTCAAAGAGTCCTCTACAGGTGTACTGGTAGACGGCAAAGGTGTGATAGTCGTTGAGGTACGAGATTCTCTCCTCTAGTTGAGGGTGCTTGAGACTCTTGTCAATGGAGGTGGAGAAGAGGAGAATGTAGGCATCTAGAGAGAACTGGTACATTGGGTCCACTCGCCCCATATCATTCATCACAAAGAAAAGGATGGAGGCTCGCTGAGCACATGGACGGTAGCCCTGAAGAATAAAATCAAAAATTTAAAGCTCAAAATCACAGCGTCGAATAGTACGTTCAATGTACATACGAGCAATCTACGGTCCacaaacacaataattatagtgaaggTTTAATGTACTTCTCTCGCTGCATCAATCTTGATCTCAGTCTCCTCGGCCACTTTGAGCTGCTCTGTGACATCCTCTGATGTCTTCTTACTGGACTGGAGAGTGTTGACCAACACCTCATCATCTAGAATAGACCCTTGGGATGTGCTCAACAACCTGATAAAGTAACAGTGTGTCAAGCTACACAATATCAGTGTTGGACCTTACCTCAAGATTTCGTCTTCGAGAACCACGAGCTTCTTCTTGCTGTTAGAGATGTTAACTACCAGTTTGTCCTTCTGTTCCTCTAGCTCTGGTCTCTCTTTGCGCACCACGATACCGAGTAGCTGAGCCTCCAAGCCTTGCTCCTTGACAGCAAAGTTAACGATGGCAGTCTTTGTTGAGATCTCGGGAGTGTAGTGAGGGTTGCTCAGTTTGGTGGTGATGTAGAACTTGAAGTCCTGGTTATACTCCACCTCCTTGTCTCCAAGCTTGATCACAAGCCGATTGCCTACAGGTAACACATAATACAGTCAATTCTGCAGTCCACCTACTCATGCGATAATGTACAGATGTACTGATTAACATGAAGGTAATTGTGACCTCTCTTGATGAGTGATTTGCTGAGGATGGGGGCCAGGGAGGGGTCCAACTCTTCTTGGACATTCTGTAGCAGCACAGGCGAGCCAAACTGAACAGCATTCTCTAGAGTTCTGAGGAAGTCAGGCTGCTGCAAATCAATGATCTTGAGATTCTGTAGAAAGATAATGTACCTCAAGATAAACACAGTGACCTCTAATGTGTACACAACACCAATTGTGGTATTGACTGTATGCGTACCCTGTGTCTCTCCATGTTCTTGATCCACTTGATGGCCTGTCCCTGTGGGTCCACCATGAGGGGCCACCTATTGCTCTTGGTCACTATCACACCATTCTCAGTGGAGAATGCATCCGAGGGCAGCCCCTGGATGTTCCAATCTCGAACACTTGTGGGCTTACCCAGAAAAGTAGCAAACGAGTAGTTCGGACTACATGGAATATTGAGTGTTCGTACCTGCAATGAAAATGTGTGAAGTTAAATTGTTAGCTACAACGTTTTTAACGTACTTGCTTCAGCCATGTTTCCTGGACGAGCTCGTCTCTGTAGCTGGATAGGAAAGGCCCAGCATAGGAGAGAAAAGCTGATGCCACCAGACAGTCACCCACGAGGTATCCAATGCTCTCTTCGAGAGTCTAAGTGTAGCCAAATGATACCACACAGAGGTATACTAAAAGTAACTAGCTTACCTTGACAGTCTCCTCCCAACGCACACGCTCTCCAGCCAGTCCACTCACTAGTTTGGCAGCACGGTCCAGCCTCAACTCAGTTAACTCGGCCTTCTTTCTTAAATCCTCTTTAGTAGCCAGTTTCTCCTCATACTGTTTCTGCAGCTCCTCAAGCTTCTCTTTGACCTCCCTTAGTTTGTCCTTGGCTTCTTTGAGTGAAGCTTGCTTCTCGGCCAACTGGCGATTGGCCGTCTCCAGCCTCTTCTTCTTGGGCTCCACCACCCGGAAGATTCGTCCGTACACCTCCATAGCTCTCACCCACATGCACAGGGATTTAGCAGCTCCAGACACTCGACCCACTATATCAGGCTTGAAGTCTGGTTTGGAACAATACTGACCAATCCTCTTGAGAACTGTATAGGGAATTATAATTACTCAAATGAGCTAGTACAAGATAATAAAATTTACGAGagaggggggacacacacaataatctAACCTTTGTCGCTCATGTTATTTTTGTCAAACTCAACGAGCTGTTTGATGAACTGAGGGTCTCCTAACTGCCTCTTTGCCTCGGCCCAGGATGGATCTGACTGTCTCAATATCATGACCGCCTGCATTACAATCTCTACCAGCTCTGGGGGGGTGGGGTACGACTTGATTTCACCAAGATCCTTTTTGTTGAGTGCTTTGAGAGCCTCGAGAGCTGCCTCAAGAGCAGGCAGCGCCTCATCAAGGTCTTTCTGAGCAGCTTCAGCCATTACCAGACATCGACCCTCCTCTTCAGCAATCTTTTCACTGCGAGCCAACACAGCCTTTTCTTGCTCTTCAGCATCACGTTTTTGTTGAACTATAATGACTAGGTAATCGTCGCATTGTTTCtggaagctagctagctggagttTAGTATCTTCTAGTTCCACAGTCATGGCCTCTACTTTCTCTCTAGTATCGATGAGCTTGTCGAGCCCATTCTTGAGCTTTG of Halichondria panicea chromosome 9, odHalPani1.1, whole genome shotgun sequence contains these proteins:
- the LOC135341528 gene encoding dynein axonemal heavy chain 2-like gives rise to the protein HRLSSLATYYIPKEGPLQTYREYINQLPNVDHPEAFGQHPNADIASQIKETRTLLDTLLSLQPQRSVAQGDSKEDKVLNLAADVLKNVPDLIDYEATANLVADDMNPLNVVLLQEIHRYNVLLSTIKASLVELEKGIKGLVVMSSDLEEIFNCIHKAQVPPLWSKAYPSQKALGAWTRDLIVRVEQFSQWATTSHPPVLFWLSGFTFPTGFLTAVLQTAARKNNVSVDSLLWDFHVTTLDDSNITEPPKDGVWVKGLFLEGAGWDKKTSSLVEANPMQLVCPMPTIHFKPNENKRKSTKGVYVCPCYYYPNRTGVPGRPSFVVGVDLRSGQMQQDHWVKRGTALIMSLDY
- the LOC135341488 gene encoding uncharacterized protein LOC135341488, translating into MSMFKRGGLISRSFNAPHGVNINGEERAGSKLKRKFSWSSPKVRSAVSVGVLTHKPVVLKEGYLCKPGFFRFGARRRRWCVLRTYSQAEASIDIYADETKSKFKGTITLDKAASPLLIVKNYDPKKKKAPKNAYFVLKIDGKRTFQFTADSFCELKEWTALTRQAIDNGYLFSGRITEPATIADGMVNVKFNTKCISLLCPINELPIKTWRLAQITSFGQCGGMLMFESCSICYPGSARCSMNIIQEKPSTILNLMEKAIRNNPNTGEIHYERSILGDIYHCDHHCSSVGMLPAYSEPNLYRSASSSPVKGVRLVNADIPFQEFSDTENELEQSDSGFPGTPKQADDFSLGSSIPSPIGSNRSNPSVVCNVIDGYQSPTPFSYSDGRCMSECARQSSLSAGESLLEYARRQSEGDSVRGVPKRLIYSTISTNSSRQDSWGDDNVMHNTIQVTPSESPIHEDRYKNHSNEEGIYDIPNCEPTYWEVGRKFEPSSLENSSVRRSSVASSNRSQSAALVHPMSPRKSVAHNPYTPGSDKIDQDDDFEELPPIIPKHRKQRHLDKEFVKIEPSGNFRPRLCSSGAVLDSPRRRKEYAVDRPGMSRQMGSMDSLDQVGKARSNSTFAITSTDRDITKHLQEQEKILDRLLADTRRQRSDGEGFSRRFKPYQDPDLLDDPLYSSPSNNKVLTRVAADNVRGYAYKVQVPQPNKPDSQYSVPRMRAPSPDLTNLPTDAPPKPKRL